One segment of Alnus glutinosa chromosome 2, dhAlnGlut1.1, whole genome shotgun sequence DNA contains the following:
- the LOC133860107 gene encoding chalcone synthase-like, which produces MASVDEIFKAQRAQGPATVLAIGTANPSNCIYQDDFPDYYFRVTKSEHMTDLKRKFKRICEKSMIKKRYTHLTEDILKENPSMCTFMEPSLDARQEIGVVELPKLAREAASKAIKEWGQPKSKITHLIFSTTLGTSDMPGADYQLTKLLGLKSSVKRIMMYQHGCFGGGTVLRVAKDFAENHKGARVLAVCAEITASNFRGPSESHFDALVGQSLFGDGAAALIVGADPDTSVERPLFQIVSATQTLLPDSDGAVQGHMLERGLTFHLLKDLPKIASTNIESSLVESFGPIGISDWNSLFWIVHPGGPAILDQVEARLGLEEEKLKASRHVLSEYGNMSTACVLFILDEIRKRSVEEGKATTGGGLDWGVLFGLGPGLTVETVVLHSVPLETLH; this is translated from the exons ATGGCGTCCGTGGATGAAATTTTCAAGGCGCAGCGGGCTCAGGGTCCAGCTACTGTTCTAGCCATCGGCACCGCCAATCCATCCAACTGTATCTACCAAGATGATTTTCCTGATTATTACTTCCGGGTCACTAAGAGCGAGCACATGACTGACTTGAAGAGGAAGTTCAAACGCATAT GTGAGAAATCAATGATAAAGAAGCGTTACACGCACTTGACCGAAGATATTTTGAAGGAAAACCCAAGCATGTGTACGTTCATGGAACCATCTCTTGATGCACGTCAGGAAATAGGGGTGGTGGAGCTGCCGAAGCTGGCTAGAGAAGCTGCATCCAAGGCGATCAAAGAGTGGGGACAGCCCAAATCCAAGATCACCCACCTCATCTTCTCTACCACCTTGGGTACTTCAGACATGCCCGGTGCGGACTACCAGCTAACGAAGCTCCTCGGTCTTAAATCCTCCGTCAAGCGGATCATGATGTACCAACACGGCTGCTTTGGTGGCGGGACCGTCTTACGTGTCGCCAAGGATTTCGCTGAGAACCACAAAGGCGCTCGCGTTCTTGCCGTGTGCGCTGAGATCACCGCCAGCAACTTTCGCGGACCATCCGAGTCTCACTTTGACGCATTAGTGGGTCAGTCACTTTTTGGAGACGGAGCGGCGGCTCTGATCGTTGGTGCGGACCCCGATACAAGTGTTGAACGTCCTCTTTTCCAAATTGTTTCTGCGACGCAGACACTCCTACCGGACTCCGATGGCGCTGTTCAAGGACACATGCTTGAAAGAGGACTGACTTTTCACTTGTTAAAGGACTTGCCTAAGATCGCATCGACGAACATCGAGAGTAGCCTGGTTGAATCTTTCGGTCCAATCGGCATTAGTGATTGGAACTCCCTATTTTGGATTGTCCATCCAGGTGGTCCGGCCATTCTTGACCAAGTGGAGGCCAGACTGGGTCTCGAAGAGGAGAAACTTAAAGCAAGTCGTCATGTTCTTAGCGAGTACGGGAACATGTCAACTGCATGCGTGTTGTTTATATTGGATGAAATAAGGAAGAGGTCTGTGGAGGAAGGAAAGGCTACTACTGGCGGAGGGTTGGACTGGGGCGTTCTCTTTGGGTTGGGCCCCGGTTTGACGGTCGAGACGGTCGTGTTACACAGTGTCCCGTTGGAGACCCTTCACTGA
- the LOC133860111 gene encoding uncharacterized protein LOC133860111 produces MSSGGSHGQIQFLVKQGSVKPLCDLLICADPRIVAVCLEGLESIPKVEGILAVLDQEKEEITEWCLKGPMNEAFTLSDISHPSHFLFFLIFSISLYLFLETPTFFFKTVKEKTENGFLECYMCCTMRPPLWARKAAIEQDKLLKGGSDEILSLEGIGSSGFVHVNITTTVFFVVIASCSLAMLYNQMKS; encoded by the coding sequence ATGTCTTCTGGAGGATCTCATGGGCAGATACAATTCCTGGTGAAGCAAGGTTCGGTTAAGCCGCTGTGTGACCTTCTTATTTGTGCAGATCCAAGGATCGTGGCAGTGTGCCTTGAAGGGCTTGAGAGCATTCCGAAGGTGGAAGGTATTCTTGCAGTGCTCGATCAGGAGAAGGAAGAGATTACAGAATGGTGTTTGAAGGGACCAATGAATGAAGCTTTCACTCTGAGTGATATTTCACATCCTTCAcatttcctcttcttcctcatcttctctatctctctctatctttttcttgaaaCCCCAACTTTCTTCTTCAAGACTGTGAAAGAGAAAACCGAGAATGGATTTTTAGAGTGTTATATGTGTTGTACTATGCGACCACCACTTTGGGCTAGGAAAGCGGCTATTGAGCAGGACAAGCTATTAAAGGGAGGTTCAGATGAAATCCTAAGTTTGGAAGGTATTGGTTCTAGTGGTTTTGTCCATGTCAATATAACAACAACAGTATTCTTCGTTGTGATTGCTTCATGTTCCCTGGCTATGCTTTACAATCAGATGAAATCCTAA
- the LOC133860108 gene encoding chalcone synthase, with protein sequence MASVEEIRKAQRAQGPATILAIGTATPSNCVSQADYPDFYFRITKSDHMTELKEKFKRMCDKSMIKKRYMYLNEEILKENPNMCAYMAPSLDARQDIVVVEVPKLGKEAATKAIKEWGQPKSKITHLVFCTTSGVDMPGADYQLTKLLGLRPSVKRLMMYQQGCFAGGTVLRLAKDLAENNKGARVLVVCSEITAVTFRGPTDTHLDSLVGQALFGDGAAALIVGADPDTSVERPLFELISAAQTILPDSDGAIDGHLREVGLTFHLLKDVPGIISKNIEKSLAEAFAPLGISDWNSLFWIAHPGGPAILDQVEAKLGLKEEKLRATRHILSEYGNMSSACVLFILDEMRKNSAEEGKVTTGEGLEWGVLFGFGPGLTVETVVLHSIPVPVEASH encoded by the exons ATGGCGTCCGTGGAGGAAATTCGAAAGGCTCAGCGAGCCCAGGGTCCGGCCACCATTTTAGCCATTGGCACAGCCACTCCCTCCAACTGCGTCTCTCAAGCTGACTATCCTGACTTTTACTTCCGGATCACCAAGAGCGATCACATGACCGAGTTGAAGGAGAAGTTCAAACGCATGT GTGATAAATCGATGATAAAGAAACGTTACATGTACTTGAATGAAGAGATTCTGAAGGAAAATCCCAATATGTGTGCTTACATGGCTCCATCTCTTGACGCACGTCAAGACATAGTGGTGGTGGAGGTGCCCAAGCTGGGGAAGGAAGCGGCAACAAAGGCAATCAAAGAGTGGGGGCAGCCCAAATCCAAGATCACCCACCTCGTCTTCTGTACAACCTCAGGGGTAGACATGCCCGGCGCAGATTACCAGCTCACCAAGCTCCTCGGCCTTCGACCCTCCGTCAAGCGCTTGATGATGTATCAGCAGGGCTGCTTCGCAGGTGGGACCGTCCTCCGTCTCGCAAAGGACTTGGCCGAGAACAACAAGGGAGCACGTGTTCTCGTCGTCTGCTCTGAGATCACAGCCGTCACTTTCCGTGGGCCCACTGATACTCACTTGGACTCCCTGGTGGGCCAAGCCCTTTTCGGTGATGGTGCGGCAGCATTGATTGTGGGTGCGGACCCCGATACATCCGTTGAACGTCCACTTTTCGAACTTATATCGGCAGCACAGACGATTCTACCCGACTCCGATGGTGCCATTGATGGACACTTGCGCGAGGTGGGTCTTACCTTTCACTTGTTGAAGGACGTACCGGGGATAATATCGAAGAACATTGAGAAAAGCTTGGCGGAAGCTTTTGCTCCGCTGGGCATAAGCGATTGGAACTCTTTGTTTTGGATTGCACACCCCGGTGGGCCGGCCATTCTTGACCAGGTTGAGGCCAAGCTGGGACTGAAAGAGGAGAAACTAAGAGCAACTCGTCACATTCTGAGCGAGTACGGGAACATGTCAAGTGCATGCGTGCTGTTCATATTGGACGAGATGAGGAAGAATTCTGCGGAGGAAGGAAAGGTCACCACCGGAGAAGGGTTGGAGTGGGGAGTTCTCTTCGGGTTTGGGCCGGGTTTGACCGTCGAGACGGTGGTGCTGCACAGTATCCCTGTGCCCGTTGAGGCCAGTCACTGA